TGGGTGCAGGAGGTGGTGTTGTCCCCGTGCTCACAATCTCAATACTGCGTTTCCTGTGCGCGCTCCTTTTTACAGGGGCAGCTTGGGGTGGGGGAGTGTCTTCTTCTTTAGGGGCGCTCTGTGTTTTTGGAGTTTGGGGCTTTTGAGGTGCAGGCGATGCTGTTTTTGGCGCGCGCACATTGCGCTTATTCTTGATAAAATCGTAAAGTTTAGCCGCCGTCTCCTCATCTAGGCTTGAATTTGCCTTAAGAGTTATGCCTATTTCTTTGGCCGCTTCGATCACTATTTTTACATCCGTTCGACCCAGCTCTAAGACAAAATCTTTTAATGGAATGCCGCTCATGACGCTCTCACCTCTTCTAACCAAGTTCCAATATACGCTTTATTTTTGGGAGCATGTTTGACCTTAAGAATCTGTCTACACACATCCTTAGCATATAAACATGTCTTGCACAAATAAAAACTACGCCCCTGTCCACAAAAAGAAATAATTTTGCCTTCTTGGATACTGAAACGCAATAAATTTTCCTGTAACGCGCGCTCCCGACAACACACGCACATGCGCACAGCGTTTTTAGAAAAAAAACCCTTAATCTGCAACCTGCACTCCTTGATTATCAAAGTCTAGGGTCAAAACCCTAAAATTATAATATTTTTC
This portion of the Helicobacter felis ATCC 49179 genome encodes:
- a CDS encoding YlxR family protein; translation: MQIKGFFSKNAVRMCVCCRERALQENLLRFSIQEGKIISFCGQGRSFYLCKTCLYAKDVCRQILKVKHAPKNKAYIGTWLEEVRAS